A stretch of DNA from Pontiella agarivorans:
GTATCTGTGTCCGCATCTGAGCGGGATCCATTCTGGCCGGTTGGTTATGTGCCGGAACGATTGATTAAAGCAACAGAGAAGCAAACGGCACCGGTGAAAAAGGTGCTGACAGGGAATAAGGATTGGAGCGGGGCAATGAAGAAAGTTGCCATAAACGGAGTGAGCAGCAGGAGCGATCACTACTTCGCCATTGTTAATGGCGAGCTCAAGAGTGTCGGGGATACGTTCAGTGTTGAACACAACGGAACCACCTACACCTGGGCTGTTGCAAGCATCAAGCCGCCGGGATCGGTAAGACTACGCAGAGTATCAGCACTGTAATTTAAAAACAGGAAGGTGAAGAACATGAAGAACTACAAAGCAATGGGTATGGGGAGTGTTTTGGCAGCGGTCGTAATGACTGGTTCCTTTTCCTACGCTCAACAGGAAAAAGTGGCGGACGAAGATCTGCTGAATATGCTAGAAACGGTTAATACTGCAGAAGTGCAGGAGGCGACCGGGGTTGAAGAGGCCGTTGCGGCATCCGACACCGATCTTATGAAGGTTCAGGTGGGAGAAACGAACGAAGTCGTGGATGCCATGACGGTGGGGGATCTGAGCGATGCCGATGCGATAACTGAAGGGAATCTGATTTCTGTACGTCTCAATAAAGTCGGCCTCGAAGAAGCCATTAATCTCTTCGCCCAGCTTTCGGGCGCAAATATTATTGTTCCGGAACTCGCGGAAGCTGCACAGATTTCCGTGAACCTCAGAGATGTCGAGTGGCGTCCTGCCCTTCAATCGATTCTCGATACCTATAATTATGAGCTTTACCAGCGCGTATCCGGATCGAACGTGTATAGCGTACGTCGTCGGCCGGCAGGTGCTCCGGAGCCGCAAGTGGTTGAAACTTTTCAGCTGAAATATGCCACCGTTCCGAATGCTGCAAAACTGATTCGTGAACTGCTTCCGCCGGAAGCAAAAATCTCCGAATTCGCATCGCGTAATATGATGGTGATTAAGTCCACGGAATCGAGCCTAAGCGAAGTTCGTGCTGTACTTGATGCCATCGATAAAGTCCGTCAGCAGGTCTATATCGAATCTAAATTTATGGAACTTACAGATGATGCCCAGAAGGATCTGGGAATCAATTGGAAATCATTGGAATCGTACGCGGCCGGTATGAACGTCGGTTCGGCAGCCTATGGTTATGAGAATGCCAGCGGAAGCTCTTCGGAAAACCTGTGGAATGATATTACCGGCGGATCGGCCAAGTTTGCCGGAAACGGTGAATACACTATTCTGACCAGCGTGCTGGATGCTGATGAGTTTGCCATGACCCTCAGTGCCCTGGAGCAGAACAAAGGGGTGAACATTGTTTCCAACCCGAAGATTATCGTGGCGAATGAAGAATTGGCTAACATTTCCATTGTCCGCAAAGAGCCGAATCTCAAGCAGGAGCGTGAGCAGCAGCTGAATGATCAGCCGGCTACCACGATCTATACAATGGATCCGGATATGCCCTGGTTTGAATACGGTATTAAACTGGATGTGACTCCATCGATAAATACAAGCAGTAACATCACGGTGCAGATTCAGCCTTCTCTCACCCGTAAGTATGCTGATAAGGAAGCTGGAGATAACACCTACCCGATCATCGATGAGAAAACGATCGATACCGTGTTCAATCTGGCCAGCGGTGAAACCGCAGCCATTGGCGGTCTGACGGAAATTACCGAGGGCGAAGAAGAGCGTA
This window harbors:
- a CDS encoding type II secretion system protein GspD, translating into MKNYKAMGMGSVLAAVVMTGSFSYAQQEKVADEDLLNMLETVNTAEVQEATGVEEAVAASDTDLMKVQVGETNEVVDAMTVGDLSDADAITEGNLISVRLNKVGLEEAINLFAQLSGANIIVPELAEAAQISVNLRDVEWRPALQSILDTYNYELYQRVSGSNVYSVRRRPAGAPEPQVVETFQLKYATVPNAAKLIRELLPPEAKISEFASRNMMVIKSTESSLSEVRAVLDAIDKVRQQVYIESKFMELTDDAQKDLGINWKSLESYAAGMNVGSAAYGYENASGSSSENLWNDITGGSAKFAGNGEYTILTSVLDADEFAMTLSALEQNKGVNIVSNPKIIVANEELANISIVRKEPNLKQEREQQLNDQPATTIYTMDPDMPWFEYGIKLDVTPSINTSSNITVQIQPSLTRKYADKEAGDNTYPIIDEKTIDTVFNLASGETAAIGGLTEITEGEEERKVPVLGSIPMIGRLFSWKQTVTGQDETVIFVTVGLANTEQLKEGNIDMPGDAELARRQVILDENKRKLRDHGREYFEIQEQEKLDDMLNVLDAEETKRIERREIKLQKEAAKLQKRG